The Dreissena polymorpha isolate Duluth1 chromosome 10, UMN_Dpol_1.0, whole genome shotgun sequence genome includes a region encoding these proteins:
- the LOC127849223 gene encoding FMRFamide receptor-like codes for MKCSSCSVFLAALAAADSTFIIGVLLTYVNDNLHAILTTDLSCQFLIFITYSASFLSVWFIVGFTCERYIAIRFPLKRAIMCSVGREKIVVLVFTLFACFLYNFSFWTTIASASDDKIQCTYRVEYFGFLHVATWIDTCIAMVIPFLTITCVNSLVVRRLLVSTKKTAALRRSRSENQKAEMQPSLRLSSHRRYKDGQSVGMGRTKVSIFSLAWFGGIRKFVRDAVVIDAVTPIP; via the exons ATGAAGTGCTCCTCGTGCTCGGTATTTCTAGCAGCATTAGCGGCAGCGGACAGCACGTTTATAATAGGCGTCCTCCTAACTTATGTAAATGATAACCTCCATGCTATCTTGACAACGGACCTCTCCTGCCAGTTCCTCATTTTCATTACGTACTCAGCCAGCTTTTTGAGCGTCTGGTTTATAGTCGGATTCACGTGCGAAAGGTACATTGCGATACGATTTCCACTGAAACGGGCTATCATGTGCAGCGTTGGCAGAGAAAAGATCGTGGTTCTGGTGTTCACCCTTTTTGCCTGTTTCCTGTACAATTTTAGTTTTTGGACAACGATAGCCAGTGCATCTGATGACAAGATTCAATGCACATACCGGGTCGAATACTTCGGCTTCCTTCACGTTGCAACATGGATAGACACGTGTATTGCCATGGTTATTCCATTTCTGACAATCACTTGCGTGAATTCGTTGGTGGTGCGACGTCTACTGGTAAGCACAAAAAAGACAGCAGCTTTGAGAAGGTCGCGGAGTGAGAATCAAAAAGCAGAGATGCAGCCTTCCCTACGACTATCGAGTCATCGCCGGTATAAAGATGGTCAAAGTGTGGGCATGGGACGCACAAAAGTCAGCATTTT CTCTCTGGCCTGGTTTGGGGGAATCAGAAAATTCGTCCGTGATGCAGTGGTAATAGATGCAGTGACACCCATCCCATGA